A genomic stretch from uncultured Pseudodesulfovibrio sp. includes:
- a CDS encoding multidrug efflux RND transporter permease subunit, whose protein sequence is MFVRFFIDRPIFASVLAIIILLVGGLSIFALPIAQYPEIAPPSVSVSASYTGADAQTVMESVATPIEEQVNGAQDMLYMSSISANDGSMSLTVTFELGRDLELATVDVQNRVNLATAQLPQEVRNSGISVDKRSPDIVLIINLTSDNPAYDTLFLNNYAKINIYDALKRIPGVGDVMLFGDQDYGMRLWLDPDKLTTYGLTVSDVINAVKEQNVQAPAGQIGMPPAPKGQQFQMALRVKGRLVEPSEFGNIILKANDDGSSVKIQDVARVELGAKNYFTFARLNGGPTASLLIYQLPGANALDVADQIRATMDELSVAFPESVKYQIPYDTTLFVSSSIDEVMVTLYEALILVFLVVFIFLQNWRTTIIPMVCVPVSLIGTFALFPLLGFSINTLTLFGLVLAIGIVVDDAIVVVEATQRFIDEEGLSPKEATKKAMTMVTGPVIASTLVLIAVFIPVAFMGGITGQLYKQFALTLSVSVFISSINALTLSPALSALLLRPYKPIRGPLGWFFDKFNVIFESVSRRYNNAVGSLVRRSVMGLLIVAILVVGCGGLFKILPSGFVPDEDQGYFIVNSMLPEGASLERSDAVARKVEDYLKNAEGVRSVVSLGGFSLLTGAYSSYNSAFFVVLDDWSERTTPDLTADAIMSKAQKAFFGIQEAIVVAFGPPPIRGLSSTGGLQFELQDKTGGSIEELSAVATTFMAEAGKLPEVSNVFTTFSAHVPQFNVEIDRDKVKKLGVPISDVFQTLQTYLGGYYINDFNQYGRTYRVMAQAESKYRTKIDDLDQFYMRSAKGDMVPLSTLSKSTRTVGPEYVQRYNIYRTVEMTVSPAPGYSSGQAMAALERTANATLPLGYGYDWSGIAYQEKAAGGDTALVFALAIIMVFLVLAAQYESWATPFAVILCVPLGIFGAMASQWIRGLDNNVYAQIGLIMLIGLAAKNAIMIVEYAKEKHEEGMSIKDSALAAAALRFRPILMTSFAFILGVIPLVWAEGAGSSSRHALGTSVFGGMLAATILGVLVVPALYTAIQGAGGKLSSKIRKTRPAEKPVSDE, encoded by the coding sequence ATGTTCGTCAGATTCTTTATTGATCGGCCAATCTTTGCATCGGTTCTGGCCATTATTATTTTGCTGGTGGGTGGGCTTTCCATCTTTGCCTTGCCCATCGCGCAGTACCCGGAAATAGCGCCGCCATCGGTGAGTGTCAGCGCCTCGTATACCGGTGCTGACGCTCAGACAGTCATGGAATCAGTGGCTACGCCCATCGAAGAGCAGGTCAACGGTGCGCAGGACATGTTGTATATGTCCTCCATCTCGGCCAACGATGGTTCCATGTCACTGACCGTCACCTTCGAGTTAGGACGTGATCTTGAACTCGCAACCGTTGATGTGCAGAATCGCGTGAACCTTGCTACGGCCCAGTTGCCGCAGGAAGTTCGCAATTCGGGCATCAGCGTTGACAAGCGGTCTCCAGACATTGTTTTGATCATCAACCTGACTTCGGACAATCCGGCCTACGATACGCTTTTTCTCAACAACTACGCCAAGATCAATATCTATGATGCGCTCAAGCGTATCCCCGGTGTCGGCGACGTCATGTTGTTCGGTGATCAGGACTACGGCATGCGTCTGTGGCTTGATCCTGACAAGTTGACAACGTACGGCCTGACGGTTTCGGACGTTATCAACGCGGTCAAGGAACAGAACGTCCAGGCTCCGGCGGGACAGATCGGTATGCCGCCCGCGCCCAAGGGGCAGCAGTTCCAGATGGCACTGCGCGTCAAGGGGCGTTTGGTCGAGCCGAGTGAGTTCGGCAACATTATCCTCAAGGCAAACGATGACGGCAGCTCCGTCAAGATTCAGGATGTCGCTCGCGTAGAACTGGGTGCCAAGAACTACTTTACCTTTGCGCGCCTGAACGGTGGTCCCACCGCTTCTCTGCTTATTTACCAACTTCCTGGTGCCAATGCCCTGGATGTTGCAGACCAGATCCGTGCGACAATGGACGAGCTGTCCGTCGCTTTCCCGGAGAGCGTCAAGTATCAGATCCCTTATGATACAACATTGTTTGTGTCGTCTTCCATCGACGAAGTCATGGTCACCTTGTACGAGGCGTTGATTCTCGTTTTTCTGGTGGTTTTTATCTTTCTGCAAAACTGGCGAACCACAATTATTCCCATGGTCTGTGTGCCTGTATCACTTATCGGTACCTTTGCGCTTTTCCCGCTGCTCGGCTTTTCCATCAATACACTGACCCTGTTCGGCCTTGTGCTGGCTATCGGTATTGTTGTCGATGATGCCATTGTCGTGGTCGAAGCAACACAGCGATTTATCGATGAGGAAGGGTTGTCACCCAAGGAAGCGACCAAGAAGGCAATGACCATGGTCACCGGGCCTGTTATCGCCAGCACGCTGGTGCTGATCGCGGTGTTTATCCCGGTCGCCTTCATGGGCGGTATTACGGGACAGCTCTACAAGCAGTTCGCACTGACCTTGTCTGTGTCCGTTTTCATCTCGTCCATCAACGCGTTGACCCTGTCTCCGGCCCTGTCTGCATTGCTGCTCAGGCCGTATAAGCCCATCCGTGGGCCACTGGGTTGGTTCTTTGATAAGTTCAATGTCATTTTTGAATCCGTGAGCAGACGGTACAACAATGCGGTCGGTTCCCTGGTCCGGCGTTCGGTCATGGGGTTGCTTATCGTGGCTATTCTTGTTGTCGGCTGCGGTGGGTTGTTCAAGATTCTTCCGTCCGGTTTTGTGCCGGATGAGGATCAGGGCTACTTCATCGTCAACTCCATGTTGCCTGAGGGCGCATCTCTTGAGCGTTCCGATGCTGTTGCCAGAAAAGTCGAGGACTATCTCAAGAATGCAGAAGGTGTTCGGAGTGTGGTTTCACTGGGTGGGTTCAGCCTGTTGACCGGCGCATATTCTTCGTACAACTCCGCGTTCTTCGTCGTTCTGGACGACTGGTCCGAGCGGACCACGCCCGACCTGACGGCAGATGCCATTATGTCCAAGGCTCAAAAGGCGTTCTTCGGTATACAGGAAGCCATTGTTGTCGCGTTCGGACCGCCGCCCATTCGTGGTCTGAGTTCCACTGGAGGTCTGCAGTTCGAGTTGCAGGACAAGACCGGCGGTTCTATTGAGGAGTTGTCCGCTGTGGCAACCACGTTCATGGCTGAGGCAGGAAAGCTGCCAGAGGTCAGCAATGTGTTCACCACGTTCTCTGCGCATGTACCGCAGTTCAACGTGGAGATCGACCGTGACAAGGTCAAGAAGCTCGGCGTGCCGATCAGTGACGTTTTCCAGACGCTCCAGACCTACCTCGGTGGATATTATATCAATGATTTCAATCAGTATGGTCGGACCTATCGCGTCATGGCTCAGGCTGAATCAAAGTACAGGACCAAGATCGACGATCTGGACCAGTTCTATATGCGTTCGGCCAAGGGTGACATGGTTCCGCTTTCGACCTTGAGCAAGTCCACTCGAACTGTCGGCCCGGAATATGTCCAGCGGTACAATATTTACCGCACGGTCGAGATGACGGTATCACCGGCGCCCGGATACAGTTCCGGGCAGGCCATGGCTGCTCTTGAGCGGACGGCCAATGCTACCTTACCGCTAGGATACGGGTATGACTGGTCGGGTATCGCCTATCAGGAGAAGGCCGCAGGCGGTGATACCGCTCTGGTCTTTGCCCTGGCTATAATCATGGTGTTCCTTGTGCTGGCTGCGCAGTATGAAAGCTGGGCCACTCCATTTGCGGTTATTCTCTGTGTGCCGCTCGGTATCTTCGGTGCCATGGCGTCCCAGTGGATTCGCGGGCTGGATAATAACGTGTATGCACAGATCGGGCTGATTATGCTCATTGGTCTGGCTGCGAAAAACGCCATTATGATCGTGGAATATGCTAAGGAAAAACATGAAGAGGGCATGTCCATAAAGGATTCCGCACTGGCTGCTGCTGCGCTGCGTTTCAGACCTATTCTGATGACGTCCTTTGCCTTTATTCTCGGCGTTATCCCGCTAGTCTGGGCAGAAGGTGCCGGTTCATCCAGCCGTCATGCGCTCGGCACTTCGGTGTTCGGTGGTATGCTTGCGGCGACTATTCTGGGTGTGCTTGTGGTTCCGGCTCTGTACACGGCTATTCAGGGGGCTGGCGGTAAGCTCAGCAGCAAGATCCGTAAAACCCGACCAGCTGAAAAGCCCGTGTCGGATGAATAG
- the polA gene encoding DNA polymerase I: protein MSLKERLNFDKEPVYLIDGTALLYRAFYARADLSRSDGFPTNAINTVMRVLMNMLRDEQPRHVAFMMDGRGKTFRNDLYDQYKANRPPMPEGLAEQIEPVQKGVQLLGLKLLVSDGVEADDCICALANSYKADRPVIIMASDKDLKQCLDTNVAMVSQHGRKETLYTLDGFRKKEGMEPATWPDFQAVIGDSADNIPGIPKIGPVTARKIFAETGPTLEDLRDNIDKLPEKLRTKVEPELENVFMFRDLTRMKADCCTNPVDDFIVQDMDLDGLNAFLEEYELRGLQRDLPRAKTAQTATDTPTASTQKAAPAQNGGMLSLFGETPAAPKVVTPMAVTEASTVDDLPNLAGEDVGVVFENDAFFIGMEGTEYRYTGEVAPLVRALADASVIATPSVQDLLRTNAAWDYILTSQWFDLSLAAYLLDPESRNYTWARLKQSIHQDGRSEFAEPAKGLHPQSQGLAALAYMQGIQGQVESAELAPLMHDLELPLIPVLVSMEQAGIAVDLEAFKGFLDDVSAQLAELTRTIIGFAGEEFNIRSSQQLAVVLFDTLGIKAGSKTSTGLRSTANQILEKIRDHHPIVEAVLEYRMLEKLRSTYLEPLPKLVDKDSRLHTHFNQLSTATGRLSSSQPNLQNIPIRGVHGPRMRACFTAKEGHMLAAADYSQIELRVLAHFSKDPALIDAFRHDEDIHSRTAALLNDKTVEKVTPDERRGAKTINFGLIYGMGVQKLARELKIKQTEAKEFTEKYFEKMATLKAYYDTIVEDAQKHGFVATLAGRRRLLPELHSRNNQLQSQAKRQAVNTVIQGSAADVIKMAMLAAHNDAELKSLGAQLILQVHDELIIEAPQENIEAAGDRLKTIMQDVASLDVPLKVDLGIGKNWAEAH, encoded by the coding sequence ATGTCGCTGAAAGAACGCCTTAATTTCGATAAGGAACCTGTCTACCTTATCGACGGTACCGCCCTGCTCTATCGCGCCTTCTACGCACGCGCCGACCTGTCGCGTTCGGATGGATTCCCCACCAATGCGATCAACACGGTCATGCGGGTACTCATGAACATGCTCAGGGACGAACAGCCCAGGCATGTTGCGTTCATGATGGACGGCAGAGGGAAGACCTTCCGCAACGACCTGTATGACCAATACAAGGCCAACCGTCCTCCCATGCCTGAAGGGCTGGCCGAACAGATAGAGCCGGTACAGAAAGGCGTTCAGTTGCTCGGGCTCAAGTTGCTCGTCTCCGATGGCGTCGAAGCGGACGACTGCATCTGCGCGCTCGCCAACAGCTACAAGGCCGACCGTCCGGTCATTATCATGGCCTCTGACAAAGATCTCAAGCAGTGCCTCGATACTAACGTTGCCATGGTCAGTCAGCACGGACGCAAGGAAACCCTCTACACGCTGGACGGATTCCGTAAAAAAGAAGGCATGGAGCCTGCCACATGGCCAGATTTCCAGGCCGTAATCGGCGACTCGGCTGATAACATTCCCGGCATCCCCAAGATAGGCCCGGTCACGGCGCGAAAGATTTTCGCTGAAACCGGCCCCACGCTTGAAGACCTGCGCGACAATATCGACAAACTTCCGGAAAAACTCCGCACCAAGGTTGAACCGGAACTGGAAAACGTGTTCATGTTCCGTGATCTGACACGCATGAAGGCAGACTGCTGCACCAATCCGGTGGATGATTTCATCGTGCAGGACATGGATCTAGACGGACTCAACGCCTTTCTTGAAGAATACGAACTGCGCGGATTGCAACGCGACCTGCCCAGAGCAAAGACCGCACAGACCGCGACCGACACCCCGACTGCATCCACCCAGAAAGCCGCACCGGCACAAAATGGCGGCATGCTCTCTCTGTTCGGCGAAACCCCGGCTGCCCCGAAAGTGGTAACTCCTATGGCTGTGACCGAAGCATCCACCGTGGATGACCTGCCCAATCTTGCGGGTGAAGACGTCGGTGTGGTCTTTGAAAACGATGCATTTTTCATCGGCATGGAAGGCACGGAATACAGGTATACCGGCGAAGTCGCCCCACTGGTCCGCGCACTGGCCGACGCTTCGGTAATCGCGACCCCGTCTGTGCAGGATTTACTGCGCACGAATGCGGCATGGGACTATATTTTGACGAGCCAATGGTTCGATCTGAGTCTGGCGGCATACTTGTTGGACCCGGAATCACGCAACTATACATGGGCGCGTCTCAAGCAGTCCATACATCAGGACGGTCGCTCGGAATTCGCAGAACCGGCCAAGGGACTGCACCCGCAGTCACAGGGACTGGCTGCCCTCGCCTACATGCAGGGCATTCAGGGGCAGGTGGAAAGCGCGGAACTCGCGCCGCTCATGCACGATCTTGAACTGCCGCTCATCCCGGTACTCGTATCCATGGAACAGGCCGGTATTGCCGTTGATCTGGAGGCGTTCAAGGGATTTCTCGATGATGTCAGTGCACAACTGGCAGAACTGACCCGCACCATCATCGGCTTTGCGGGGGAAGAATTCAACATCCGCTCCAGTCAGCAACTGGCCGTGGTGCTATTCGACACGCTCGGCATCAAGGCTGGGTCGAAAACAAGCACGGGCCTGCGCTCCACTGCCAACCAGATACTGGAAAAAATTAGGGATCACCATCCCATTGTCGAAGCAGTATTGGAATACCGCATGTTGGAAAAGCTGCGCTCCACCTACCTTGAGCCACTGCCTAAACTGGTGGACAAGGACTCCAGACTGCATACGCATTTCAACCAGCTGTCCACGGCCACGGGCCGACTTTCCAGTTCGCAGCCGAACCTGCAAAACATCCCGATTCGCGGGGTGCACGGCCCTCGGATGCGCGCCTGTTTCACTGCCAAGGAAGGCCACATGCTGGCTGCGGCCGACTACTCGCAGATTGAACTGCGCGTACTCGCGCATTTTTCCAAAGACCCGGCACTGATCGACGCTTTCCGGCACGACGAGGACATCCACTCGCGCACGGCGGCTCTGCTCAACGACAAAACCGTCGAGAAAGTCACCCCGGACGAACGACGCGGCGCAAAGACCATCAACTTCGGCCTGATCTACGGCATGGGTGTCCAGAAACTGGCCCGCGAACTGAAGATCAAACAGACAGAGGCCAAGGAATTCACAGAAAAATATTTCGAGAAAATGGCGACCCTCAAGGCCTACTACGACACCATCGTGGAAGACGCCCAGAAACACGGCTTCGTGGCAACCCTCGCAGGACGCCGCCGTCTACTCCCGGAACTCCACTCCCGCAACAACCAGCTCCAATCCCAGGCCAAACGCCAGGCCGTCAACACGGTCATTCAGGGTTCCGCCGCCGACGTCATCAAAATGGCCATGCTCGCGGCCCACAATGACGCAGAACTCAAAAGCCTCGGCGCGCAGCTCATCCTCCAGGTACACGATGAACTTATCATCGAAGCCCCACAGGAAAACATCGAAGCCGCCGGAGACCGCCTCAAAACCATCATGCAGGATGTCGCAAGCTTGGATGTCCCACTCAAAGTGGATTTAGGAATCGGGAAAAATTGGGCGGAAGCGCATTAG
- a CDS encoding DHH family phosphoesterase: protein MALFRQLDEQVEQLLGLFNKDDNWLIVINADPDALGSALALRRIMARRVNQTAIAQINEIKRPDNLSMIRYCRIPTQKLIPNLTAQYDKFALVDSQPHHNPEFKDFKFSVVIDHHPISSEEPVNADYVDIRPKYGAVCTMMTEYLYNMKIRPAKLLATALMYGIRCDTKTFEREFIDADMAAFKYLSKYSDSKLMNRISRSEFHLDWMRYISRAFYNLRRVGKGLFAYCGNVENPDILVIVADFFTRVHDVPWVVVSGTSEDKLVCILRGDGQRRNMGTMAQKLMNGLGSAGGHNQAARAEVPIEELDGVDPEIFMLKRIGQGRKATIRNV, encoded by the coding sequence TTGGCACTCTTTCGACAATTGGATGAACAGGTCGAGCAACTGCTCGGATTGTTCAACAAGGACGACAACTGGCTTATTGTCATTAACGCCGACCCCGATGCTCTGGGTTCGGCCTTGGCATTGAGGCGAATCATGGCACGGCGGGTCAATCAAACCGCCATTGCCCAGATCAACGAGATCAAACGACCGGACAACCTGTCCATGATCCGTTACTGCCGCATCCCGACACAAAAACTCATCCCGAACCTGACTGCCCAGTACGACAAGTTCGCGCTGGTGGACTCACAGCCCCACCACAATCCCGAGTTTAAGGATTTCAAATTCTCGGTCGTCATCGACCACCACCCGATCTCATCGGAAGAGCCGGTCAATGCGGACTATGTGGACATCCGACCAAAATACGGCGCGGTCTGCACCATGATGACCGAATATCTCTACAATATGAAAATCCGTCCGGCCAAACTGCTGGCCACGGCCCTGATGTACGGCATCCGTTGCGACACTAAGACCTTTGAGCGGGAATTCATCGACGCCGACATGGCGGCCTTCAAGTATTTATCCAAGTACTCTGATTCCAAGCTGATGAACCGTATCAGCCGAAGCGAGTTCCACTTGGACTGGATGCGCTACATTTCCCGTGCCTTCTATAACCTGCGCCGCGTCGGCAAAGGACTGTTCGCTTACTGCGGCAACGTGGAAAACCCGGACATTCTCGTTATTGTGGCCGACTTTTTCACCCGCGTTCATGACGTACCGTGGGTTGTTGTCTCTGGCACGTCCGAAGACAAACTTGTCTGCATTCTGCGCGGAGACGGCCAGCGCCGTAACATGGGAACCATGGCCCAGAAACTCATGAACGGCCTTGGTTCGGCAGGTGGTCACAACCAAGCTGCCCGCGCTGAGGTGCCGATCGAGGAACTGGATGGCGTTGACCCGGAAATCTTCATGCTCAAGCGAATCGGACAAGGCCGCAAAGCCACGATTCGCAACGTTTAA
- a CDS encoding bifunctional adenosylcobinamide kinase/adenosylcobinamide-phosphate guanylyltransferase, translating into MITLVLGGNKSGKSDFALNLLNDMEKPGVFIATGKAKDFAFREQIVKHRRERSSSLEVIEVSENLPQTLRQAKLHFPSVLVDSLDYWLFACREAGCEAEKMQEFLDVLNDWDTTNLILVSCETGLGVLPASGEVRAFVRSLGALNQRIATQADQAFLVAAGLPLTLKRG; encoded by the coding sequence ATGATCACCCTGGTACTCGGCGGCAACAAATCCGGTAAATCCGATTTTGCGCTCAACCTGCTCAACGACATGGAAAAACCGGGAGTTTTCATCGCAACAGGGAAGGCAAAAGACTTCGCCTTCCGGGAACAGATAGTCAAACACCGCCGGGAACGTTCTTCAAGCCTTGAAGTTATTGAAGTTTCCGAAAACTTGCCTCAGACGCTGAGACAGGCTAAATTGCACTTTCCTTCAGTGCTTGTAGACAGTCTTGACTACTGGCTGTTCGCCTGTCGTGAAGCCGGATGTGAGGCAGAAAAAATGCAAGAATTCTTGGACGTTCTGAACGATTGGGACACCACGAATCTCATATTGGTTTCCTGTGAAACCGGGCTTGGAGTTTTACCGGCATCCGGTGAAGTCCGAGCATTCGTACGGAGCCTAGGCGCGCTTAATCAGCGTATAGCCACGCAGGCTGACCAGGCATTTCTGGTCGCTGCCGGACTTCCGTTAACCCTGAAACGGGGATAA
- the cbiR gene encoding cobamide remodeling phosphodiesterase CbiR, translating into MTDSSTSTDPDRREKAAHQRPDSVATTQQKWTVEFPYSIAAPSFVLPAGAAENALFLADRFPEIALLFFEADACLAYTEEDLPFTLADLPVSWHVHMPLDFEWSDGLDAVWRKIDGLIDKATFLSPHAYVLHPPTEPDILVPLAARLRDKGVDPADFLVENIRGYSLPPIWDEMREGGYSACLDIGHIQAYNQFDILDLPDLWCHVQMLHIYGAEKGMQHQSLSEMDKAGQDLLRTLLGNFTGRTLTLELFNEHGLFQSLDLLGQWLSGWGDEQ; encoded by the coding sequence ATGACCGACAGTTCCACATCGACAGATCCAGACAGAAGGGAAAAAGCTGCGCACCAGCGCCCGGATTCCGTCGCGACCACGCAGCAAAAGTGGACTGTGGAATTTCCGTATTCAATAGCTGCGCCTTCCTTTGTCCTTCCTGCCGGTGCTGCGGAGAATGCACTATTTCTGGCTGATCGTTTCCCTGAAATCGCCCTGCTGTTTTTTGAGGCGGACGCCTGCCTCGCCTACACGGAAGAAGACCTGCCATTCACATTGGCCGACCTGCCCGTGTCATGGCATGTCCACATGCCCCTCGATTTCGAGTGGTCAGACGGGCTGGATGCCGTCTGGCGCAAGATCGACGGGCTTATTGACAAGGCCACGTTCCTGTCGCCACACGCCTATGTGCTTCACCCCCCCACCGAACCGGACATACTCGTCCCGCTGGCCGCTCGACTGCGGGACAAGGGTGTGGACCCGGCCGATTTTCTGGTGGAAAATATCCGGGGATACAGTCTGCCCCCCATCTGGGATGAGATGCGTGAAGGCGGTTATTCCGCGTGTCTGGATATCGGACATATTCAAGCCTACAATCAATTCGACATACTGGATTTGCCCGATTTATGGTGTCATGTGCAGATGCTTCATATCTACGGAGCAGAAAAAGGCATGCAGCACCAGTCGCTCTCCGAGATGGACAAGGCGGGGCAAGACCTGCTACGCACCCTGCTCGGCAACTTCACAGGCCGGACATTGACTCTGGAACTATTCAATGAACACGGGCTTTTTCAATCCCTTGACCTGCTGGGCCAGTGGCTGTCCGGCTGGGGAGACGAACAATGA